The following proteins are encoded in a genomic region of Coffea eugenioides isolate CCC68of chromosome 6, Ceug_1.0, whole genome shotgun sequence:
- the LOC113772983 gene encoding kinetochore-associated protein KNL-2 homolog, producing the protein MQMTTPSTPNNCTSTSRSYFQTTVGLSDWWLVKAEKDFRGKRLAIAGIPHRDEQALRVFSSAPILKRHDLFNLETADGVWIIIKGLINKARTEENGFPSEVFDHFIIGFPPYWEEYALNCFGGESPTMGTAQSNCDSENLSPEAGIVVPVTVDFTDCPRINHKNASSEEAEDDNCKKNSSIEDSPAGGRNESSSKSKSGGAKPSDAVSQQESRVLAKFRHSDCYCRNESGLSPMVPEASGKELSSSNCSIEQMETLELSGNSLDDNVRQPLAQAGFEENSDPPSDQANMFTDGDRKQDQKNKRIRKRARKVMHSPSWLGGVGKKREKNAGASKRPMPNPANFSVKKGSPITRKKKEESFIALPESLSLQRSRSGRLLLPTMQFWRNQRAVYDADRRIMGIKDPQLNQHTKGSRSEPQRKKRQLR; encoded by the exons ATGCAAATGACCACTCCTTCGACCCCCAACAATTGCACTTCCACTTCCAGATCTTATTTTCAGACCACT GTTGGCCTCAGCGATTGGTGGTTGGTCAAGGCCGAAAAGGACTTTCGCGGAAAGCGACTTGCGATCGCCGGGATCCCTCATCGAGA TGAACAAGCTCTGCGTGTATTTTCCTCTGCACCAATCCTGAAGAGACATGATCTCTTTAACCTTGAGACTGCTGACGGTGTATGGATTATCATCAAAGGCCTAATCAACAAGGCTAGAACAGAAGAAAATGGGTTTCCATCCGAG gtatttgaccattttattatTGGCTTTCCTCCTTATTGGGAGGAGTATGCACTTAATTGCTTTGGAGGAGAATCTCCCACTATGGGCACTGCACAAAGTAACTGTGATTCTGAAAATTTATCCCCAGAAGCAGGAATAG TGGTGCCAGTTACAGTAGATTTTACTGACTGTCCCCGCATAAATCACAAGAATGCCAGTAGTGAAGAAGCAGAAGATGACAATtgcaaaaaaaattccagtATAGAAGATAGTCCAGCCGGAGGCAGAAACGAAAGTAGCAGTAAGTCAAAAAGTGGAGGGGCAAAACCTTCTGACGCTGTTTCACAGCAAGAAAGTCGGGTTCTTGCAAAATTTCGTCATAGTGATTGCTACTGTAGGAATGAGTCAGGTTTATCTCCTATGGTTCCTGAAGCTTCAGGAAAGGAACTATCTTCAAGTAATTGTTCAATCGAACAAATGGAAACTCTTGAACTATCTGGAAATAGTCTTGATGATAATGTCAGGCAACCTCTAGCACAAGCAGGGTTTGAAGAGAACTCTGATCCTCCATCTGACCAGGCTAATATGTTTACTGACGGGGATCGAAAACAAGATCAGAAAAACAAGCGCATTAGGAAAAGGGCTCGTAAAGTGATGCATTCGCCAAGTTGGCTTGGCGGTGTAGgtaaaaaaagggagaaaaatgCAGGTGCTAGTAAACGACCTATGCCTAACCCTGCAAACTTCTCTGTAAAGAAG GGAAGTCCTATAACTCGTAAGAAGAAGGAGGAGAGCTTTATTGCTTTACCTGAATCTCTAAGTCTTCAAAGATCCAGATCTG GGAGATTGCTTCTTCCTACCATGCAGTTTTGGCGCAACCAAAGAGCGGTGTATGATGCG gatcGTCGAATTATGGGAATCAAGGACCCGCAACTCAACCAGCATACTAAAG gGAGTAGGTCTGAacctcaaagaaagaaaaggcaaCTGCGGTGA
- the LOC113774846 gene encoding histone H4, translated as MSGRGKGGKGLGKGGAKRHRKVLRDNIQGITKPAIRRLARRGGVKRISGLIYEETRGVLKIFLENVIRDAVTYTEHARRKTVTAMDVVYALKRQGRTLYGFGG; from the coding sequence ATGTCGGGAAGAGGAAAGGGAGGCAAGGGATTGGGCAAGGGAGGTGCGAAACGGCACCGTAAGGTCCTGAGGGATAACATCCAGGGCATCACGAAGCCGGCGATACGGCGTTTGGCTCGGAGGGGTGGAGTCAAGCGTATCAGTGGTCTCATCTACGAGGAGACTCGCGGAGTCCTCAAGATCTTCTTGGAGAACGTGATTCGTGACGCCGTCACTTACACAGAGCATGCCCGTCGCAAGACTGTAACCGCCATGGACGTCGTTTACGCCTTGAAGAGGCAGGGACGTACTCTCTACGGCTTTGGCGGCTGA